From the Alkalibacter rhizosphaerae genome, one window contains:
- a CDS encoding nuclear transport factor 2 family protein → MILETYIERMNQGDHQGVSELFTSDCHFNDGGARTIGVDDLVVDGSEALKEAFKSVFEAYKVRSEIVKLNANSMEYDVYLGDVKLECIGCATLQDGLIKEYIVRPR, encoded by the coding sequence ATGATTCTGGAAACCTATATCGAGCGAATGAACCAAGGAGATCACCAAGGTGTCTCCGAGCTGTTCACCTCAGATTGCCATTTCAACGATGGTGGTGCTCGCACCATCGGCGTTGACGACCTGGTAGTAGATGGAAGCGAAGCACTAAAAGAGGCCTTCAAATCCGTATTCGAAGCCTACAAAGTAAGATCGGAGATCGTAAAACTCAACGCCAACTCCATGGAATACGACGTATATTTGGGAGATGTCAAGTTGGAGTGTATCGGTTGTGCAACTCTTCAGGATGGTTTGATCAAAGAATATATCGTTAGACCAAGATGA
- a CDS encoding NAD(P)/FAD-dependent oxidoreductase: protein MNFPSTFEPMYIGKMLVKNRLVVPAMDSAMCEDDGTIEKMACDYYGARAKGGFGMVITEIAAVDERGMGMPGEPRLYSDDYIPGLTKLANAIHRGGAKAIVQLHHAGRETCEAMIGQTPTAPSSIPSLVYREPVNEYTTEQVYELVDSYIQSAVRCNKAGFDGIEFHSAHGYMGLQFMSPRTNKRIDEFGGGVTGRSYFHKLIIEGIRRECGEDFAIIVRIDSIEGRAGGLEEEESVVFARLLESYGADALNVSAGTYASWDVIVPPSAWQQGWNWRICRRIKESVNVPVMLAGRFSDPFIIEQSIERGDTDFVCLGRQSIADPEYPNKMAGGDVEDIVPCVGCTQRCMSFNDHDTLQEGDWGVSCIFNPMSNNRKDVQYSPTETPKKVMIIGAGVAGMEAAWIAAERGHDVTLYEKNGENRVGGQFLVAAYPPFKQELTRPIKYYKHMCEKNGVKMVYNTEVNTAFIKEQQPDVLVVATGATPFKLNIPGNDGDNVFMANDVLLGKKILGNSALVIGGGLVGVETAEFCKDYCGRVAVVEMKEDIATDLYMTVRDDLLGRFKKEGIEVYKNTKVQKIEGNSVYAEQDGKEIVLDGFDNIVFAVGSKADKPFGDVEGLAPEVYVIGDAKEARSALEAIYEGARVGMKL from the coding sequence ATGAATTTCCCATCAACTTTTGAACCAATGTATATTGGCAAAATGCTGGTCAAGAACCGACTAGTTGTCCCTGCCATGGATTCTGCCATGTGCGAAGACGACGGCACCATCGAAAAAATGGCATGCGATTATTATGGAGCCCGTGCAAAAGGTGGCTTCGGCATGGTCATTACGGAGATCGCAGCAGTAGACGAGCGCGGCATGGGCATGCCCGGTGAGCCGAGACTTTACTCTGACGATTACATCCCCGGTCTGACCAAACTGGCTAATGCCATTCATCGAGGTGGCGCAAAAGCCATCGTTCAACTTCACCATGCAGGACGAGAAACCTGCGAAGCAATGATCGGACAAACACCAACGGCACCCTCTTCCATCCCCTCTTTGGTTTATCGAGAACCGGTCAATGAGTACACAACCGAACAAGTCTACGAATTGGTCGATTCCTATATCCAATCTGCCGTGCGGTGCAACAAAGCCGGATTTGACGGCATCGAGTTCCATAGCGCCCATGGATACATGGGACTTCAATTCATGAGTCCGCGCACCAATAAGCGCATCGACGAATTTGGAGGCGGCGTTACCGGAAGGTCTTACTTCCACAAACTGATCATTGAAGGGATTCGTAGAGAATGCGGCGAAGATTTTGCCATCATCGTGCGAATCGACTCCATCGAAGGAAGAGCTGGTGGTCTGGAAGAAGAAGAATCCGTGGTCTTTGCCCGCCTCTTGGAATCCTACGGTGCAGACGCTCTCAACGTTTCTGCCGGCACTTATGCATCCTGGGATGTCATCGTCCCCCCATCTGCTTGGCAGCAGGGCTGGAACTGGAGGATCTGTCGTAGGATCAAGGAATCCGTGAATGTTCCCGTCATGCTGGCAGGACGATTTTCCGATCCTTTCATCATCGAGCAATCCATCGAACGTGGGGATACGGACTTTGTATGTCTAGGAAGACAATCCATCGCCGATCCCGAATACCCCAACAAGATGGCTGGCGGCGACGTGGAAGACATCGTTCCCTGTGTCGGCTGTACCCAACGCTGCATGTCTTTCAATGACCACGATACCTTGCAGGAAGGGGACTGGGGCGTATCCTGCATCTTTAACCCCATGAGCAACAACCGAAAAGACGTTCAGTACAGTCCGACAGAAACGCCGAAAAAAGTCATGATCATCGGTGCCGGTGTTGCCGGGATGGAAGCGGCCTGGATCGCTGCCGAAAGAGGACATGATGTCACCCTTTATGAGAAAAATGGAGAAAACCGGGTAGGTGGCCAGTTCCTCGTTGCTGCATATCCTCCTTTTAAACAGGAACTTACCCGACCCATCAAATACTACAAGCACATGTGCGAGAAGAACGGTGTAAAGATGGTATACAACACAGAAGTGAACACCGCTTTCATCAAAGAGCAGCAACCAGATGTACTTGTCGTCGCTACCGGTGCGACTCCTTTCAAGTTGAACATCCCCGGAAATGATGGAGACAACGTCTTTATGGCAAACGACGTTTTGCTTGGTAAGAAGATCCTGGGCAACAGTGCACTAGTCATCGGCGGAGGTCTTGTCGGAGTGGAAACCGCCGAATTCTGCAAGGATTACTGTGGTCGGGTCGCTGTAGTGGAAATGAAAGAGGACATTGCCACCGACCTATACATGACCGTTCGCGATGATCTATTGGGACGATTCAAAAAAGAAGGCATCGAAGTCTACAAAAACACCAAGGTACAAAAGATCGAGGGAAATTCCGTATACGCAGAGCAAGACGGAAAAGAGATCGTCCTGGACGGATTCGACAACATCGTCTTTGCTGTAGGATCCAAAGCAGACAAGCCTTTTGGTGATGTAGAAGGTCTGGCTCCGGAAGTATATGTCATCGGGGATGCCAAAGAAGCCCGCAGCGCATTGGAAGCCATTTACGAAGGTGCACGAGTGGGAATGAAACTATGA
- a CDS encoding MFS transporter yields the protein MNKSAFQIKSAIMAGAMLLMTSNIINGLFGTIATWEPFSGIAPNILIMVLTLPFMINMVFSVLAGPIAKIISKKVTMLAGIVVILVAGIVALVFGKSNFNLLLTASALFGVGQGLLSTLTMALPADYFEGQERAALMGLQSSFVNFGGMIIAFIGALLSGIDWIYAYAVAFVTIPIFILVSANLPNKERVREDSPVAADSNTTKAKGSFSSFVIIVLIIDIIYAAFMFTFSANFSLYMTTYGLGTVTTAGLVQTVTSALGGVAGILYGKMFKGFKSQLATFSFVITAIGMIQLVVFGGLANVFIAGILSGFGLTCAIPTFFYNVSNNVAPSMATIALGILNGVGAFAIFLSPNIVGAVTSIFMAEPTIEAKLIVSSVVLLALAVVSFFVFSKSDKKAAA from the coding sequence TTGAACAAGAGTGCTTTTCAAATCAAATCGGCAATCATGGCCGGCGCCATGCTGCTGATGACTTCCAACATCATCAACGGACTTTTCGGAACCATCGCCACATGGGAACCCTTCTCGGGGATTGCCCCCAACATTTTGATTATGGTTTTGACTCTGCCCTTCATGATCAACATGGTCTTTTCCGTCTTGGCCGGACCAATCGCAAAAATCATTTCCAAAAAAGTCACCATGCTTGCGGGGATCGTCGTCATATTGGTGGCGGGAATCGTAGCTTTGGTGTTTGGAAAATCCAACTTCAATCTCTTGCTGACTGCAAGCGCCCTGTTTGGTGTGGGACAAGGTCTTTTGTCTACCCTGACCATGGCCCTTCCAGCCGATTATTTTGAGGGACAAGAACGTGCAGCACTGATGGGATTGCAATCCTCTTTTGTCAATTTCGGCGGAATGATCATTGCTTTCATTGGAGCGCTCTTATCCGGTATCGACTGGATCTATGCCTACGCAGTGGCCTTTGTTACGATCCCCATCTTCATTCTTGTTTCGGCAAACCTGCCAAACAAGGAACGGGTAAGGGAAGATTCGCCGGTAGCTGCTGATTCCAACACAACCAAAGCAAAAGGTTCCTTTAGCTCCTTTGTCATCATAGTATTAATCATTGACATCATATATGCAGCCTTCATGTTTACCTTTTCCGCCAACTTCTCCCTATACATGACAACTTATGGACTAGGTACTGTAACAACGGCTGGTCTGGTTCAGACGGTAACTTCCGCATTGGGTGGAGTCGCAGGGATCCTGTACGGAAAAATGTTCAAAGGATTCAAATCTCAACTGGCAACATTTTCTTTTGTGATCACCGCCATCGGCATGATCCAGTTGGTGGTCTTTGGAGGATTGGCCAATGTATTCATTGCAGGAATCTTGAGCGGATTTGGATTGACCTGTGCCATTCCCACCTTCTTCTACAACGTATCAAATAATGTTGCTCCCAGCATGGCTACCATTGCCCTTGGGATCTTGAACGGAGTCGGTGCATTCGCCATCTTCCTGTCTCCAAACATCGTTGGAGCAGTCACCTCTATTTTCATGGCGGAACCCACCATCGAAGCAAAACTCATTGTTTCATCTGTAGTCCTTTTGGCTCTAGCTGTGGTTTCCTTCTTCGTATTCAGCAAAAGCGACAAGAAAGCGGCTGCCTAA
- a CDS encoding uroporphyrinogen decarboxylase family protein, which yields MLTKRENLIETLRGGKPDRFVKQYEFLNMIMEAAFAMEGIPMQPVEGLSKDSWGITWSFPKGQIGGFPVHDAQHKVIKDITQWEKYVKKPEVPTSKEKWAPAVAHANAIDREQEFVASIYAPGVFEMTHHLMGMEDALMSYYEEPEAMHALLDLITEFELENAEMVIDKLRPDALFHHDDWGSQISSFMSPEMFAEFLVPRYKKIYGFYKANGVELIVHHSDSYAANLVPHMIDVGIDIWQGTMKTNKIPQLIETYGKEISFMGGLHSGEMDFPGWTEELIAQEVEKACKTNGKLHYIPCITHGGPMSHFPGVYEEIDRQIDQMSKEMF from the coding sequence ATGCTAACAAAAAGAGAGAATTTAATCGAAACCCTTCGAGGTGGAAAACCGGACCGATTCGTGAAACAGTACGAATTTTTGAATATGATCATGGAAGCGGCCTTTGCCATGGAAGGCATCCCCATGCAGCCTGTGGAAGGTCTTTCAAAGGATTCCTGGGGCATCACTTGGAGTTTTCCAAAAGGGCAAATTGGGGGATTTCCTGTCCATGATGCGCAGCATAAGGTGATCAAAGATATCACCCAGTGGGAGAAGTACGTCAAAAAACCTGAAGTTCCCACATCCAAAGAGAAATGGGCTCCAGCCGTTGCCCATGCCAATGCCATTGACCGGGAGCAGGAATTCGTTGCTTCCATATATGCACCTGGAGTTTTTGAAATGACCCATCACTTGATGGGGATGGAAGACGCCTTGATGTCGTACTATGAAGAACCAGAAGCCATGCATGCCTTGTTGGACCTGATCACCGAGTTTGAATTGGAAAATGCGGAGATGGTCATCGATAAGCTGCGTCCTGATGCATTGTTCCACCATGATGACTGGGGCAGTCAGATATCTTCTTTTATGTCCCCGGAAATGTTTGCAGAATTTTTGGTTCCGAGGTATAAAAAGATTTACGGATTTTATAAGGCGAATGGGGTTGAACTCATTGTTCACCACAGTGATTCCTACGCAGCTAACCTGGTTCCCCACATGATCGACGTGGGAATCGATATCTGGCAAGGGACCATGAAAACGAACAAAATACCCCAGCTGATCGAGACTTACGGCAAAGAGATCTCCTTTATGGGCGGTCTGCACAGTGGAGAAATGGATTTTCCCGGTTGGACAGAGGAGCTCATTGCCCAGGAAGTGGAAAAAGCCTGTAAAACCAACGGCAAGCTACATTACATTCCCTGCATCACCCACGGTGGTCCAATGAGTCATTTTCCCGGGGTATATGAAGAGATCGATCGACAGATCGACCAGATGAGCAAGGAAATGTTTTAA
- a CDS encoding TetR/AcrR family transcriptional regulator has protein sequence MAQHKVGKETKERIYQAAKKLFYENGYIETKVTDIIDLSETNKGSFYHHYENKVELGFRVFNATVEQHFNASKIAALEDSLVQFSLEIAIFWYIYFHDEKFRRFSSELNANDIIQEHDRVYQVCLENTDRKIEEKEFDLIRIANVALYKQLAVYFFDQVERYTFDEARSFYLRNLFDLFGIPQKRIEGVLEESLRVLGTMELSFGEFQVKATLLHK, from the coding sequence ATGGCCCAACACAAGGTGGGAAAGGAAACAAAGGAAAGAATATATCAAGCAGCGAAGAAGCTGTTTTATGAAAATGGATACATCGAGACGAAAGTTACGGATATCATCGATCTGTCCGAAACCAATAAAGGAAGTTTCTATCACCATTACGAAAACAAGGTGGAATTGGGTTTTCGGGTGTTCAATGCAACGGTGGAACAGCATTTCAATGCTTCAAAGATCGCAGCACTGGAAGATTCGCTAGTGCAATTTTCCCTGGAGATCGCCATCTTCTGGTACATCTACTTTCACGATGAAAAATTCCGACGGTTTTCTTCTGAGCTGAATGCTAATGACATCATCCAGGAACACGATCGAGTCTATCAGGTATGTCTGGAAAATACAGATCGAAAAATTGAGGAGAAGGAATTTGACTTGATTCGAATCGCCAATGTGGCACTCTACAAACAGTTGGCCGTTTATTTTTTTGATCAGGTAGAACGGTACACATTTGACGAAGCGAGGAGTTTTTATTTGAGGAACCTCTTTGATTTGTTCGGGATTCCTCAAAAAAGAATCGAAGGGGTGCTGGAGGAATCTTTAAGGGTCCTCGGTACAATGGAGCTGTCCTTTGGAGAATTTCAGGTAAAAGCGACCCTCCTCCACAAATAG
- a CDS encoding uroporphyrinogen decarboxylase family protein, whose amino-acid sequence MTNPAFDDKELKVTQEIPDMMGGEPIPVFDTPVTGKEGALATYKKAPIWQIILGVGSEFQMFNPNFVPDNVARAFVFDHSFVPGISNLCGGKDMFGINWLFEKEAGGSMVVPGNPMFTDMNDWKKHVVFPDIDSWDWEGEKEKNKGYFESDKLVETWIFTGFYERLISFMDFENAAMALIDEDQEAAVKEFFDRLSDLYVRLIDKYLDYFPQIDVFYVHDDWGAQKDTFFSPSAAKNLLVPYMRKVTDFIHSKGRFAEFHSCGMNEKQIQNIIDAGWDAWTPQTMNDTQKLYKEFGDQIVLGVMPDLFDINTTTEEEQREYARAFANQFCKPEKPSALSVYAQFNEEILTKAYREELYKQSRINYAAK is encoded by the coding sequence GTGACGAACCCTGCATTTGATGATAAAGAACTTAAAGTAACCCAAGAGATACCCGACATGATGGGTGGAGAGCCCATCCCTGTTTTTGATACCCCGGTGACTGGAAAAGAAGGGGCTTTGGCCACCTACAAAAAAGCACCGATCTGGCAGATCATCCTCGGCGTCGGATCAGAGTTTCAAATGTTCAATCCAAATTTCGTACCAGACAACGTGGCCCGTGCTTTCGTCTTCGACCACAGCTTTGTTCCCGGCATCAGCAACTTGTGCGGAGGCAAAGATATGTTTGGCATCAATTGGCTGTTTGAGAAAGAAGCCGGTGGTTCCATGGTGGTTCCCGGAAATCCAATGTTTACCGACATGAATGACTGGAAAAAGCATGTCGTCTTCCCGGATATTGATTCCTGGGACTGGGAAGGGGAGAAAGAAAAAAATAAAGGCTATTTCGAATCGGACAAGTTGGTGGAAACCTGGATCTTCACAGGCTTTTACGAACGCCTGATTTCTTTCATGGATTTCGAAAACGCCGCAATGGCTCTTATCGACGAGGACCAGGAAGCCGCAGTGAAGGAATTTTTTGACCGACTGTCTGATCTGTACGTCCGACTGATCGACAAATATTTGGATTATTTTCCACAAATCGACGTGTTTTATGTACACGACGACTGGGGCGCCCAAAAGGATACCTTTTTCTCTCCTTCCGCCGCAAAAAACCTGCTTGTTCCATACATGAGAAAGGTCACGGATTTCATCCATAGCAAAGGCCGGTTTGCAGAATTTCACAGTTGCGGCATGAACGAAAAACAGATTCAGAACATCATCGATGCAGGCTGGGATGCTTGGACACCCCAGACCATGAACGACACCCAGAAATTATACAAAGAATTCGGCGATCAAATTGTTCTTGGAGTCATGCCCGATCTGTTCGACATCAATACTACAACCGAAGAAGAACAACGGGAGTACGCAAGGGCCTTTGCCAACCAATTTTGCAAGCCGGAAAAGCCGTCCGCTTTAAGTGTGTACGCCCAGTTCAACGAAGAAATTTTGACGAAAGCCTATCGGGAAGAGCTTTACAAGCAATCAAGGATCAACTACGCGGCCAAATGA
- a CDS encoding uroporphyrinogen decarboxylase family protein: MKVAEDKLSINKKNLKDALSFKEPEKVPIGIEVAMWPYAYAGTSYAQVKEDPKTAASEYVKFLDDISIDYMWGPAGITKPIDSFGELGSDSFLIGSDGNSIVHAQTNEMPMEEGEYEEFIKDPPTYWREILLRKRLPAFQGSYEEAYLAFVKALNAFRPFHETNKLIGDALTDRGIYPLTHNGPHYSVPLDTLFDQVRGMKNTLLDLRRRPEVVKRACDKIFEMDMANMKEKPSDYADKDDLFCGVTVYHSACFLNPNQFDDMFMHYLKKGFMKFFEAGVHMFLKGEGKFLHTLNRYRDLPKGAMVIMLEEDDPFECHQEIGDWATLATGITADLLKYGSKQQCIDYVKKCFDTFAPGGGFIFMQDRPLMGAKDANLDNLIAVYEFANAYGKK; the protein is encoded by the coding sequence TTGAAAGTAGCAGAAGACAAATTGTCGATCAACAAGAAAAACCTGAAAGACGCATTGTCCTTTAAAGAGCCTGAAAAGGTTCCCATCGGCATCGAGGTGGCCATGTGGCCCTATGCCTATGCTGGGACCAGCTATGCACAGGTGAAGGAAGACCCAAAGACAGCAGCATCCGAGTACGTAAAGTTTTTGGATGACATATCCATCGATTATATGTGGGGACCTGCCGGTATAACAAAACCCATTGACTCCTTTGGCGAACTGGGATCGGACAGTTTTTTGATTGGTTCCGACGGGAATTCCATCGTTCACGCCCAAACTAATGAAATGCCCATGGAAGAGGGTGAATACGAAGAGTTTATTAAGGACCCTCCAACGTATTGGCGGGAAATTCTGCTCCGAAAACGTTTGCCTGCTTTTCAAGGAAGTTACGAAGAAGCATATCTGGCTTTTGTAAAAGCATTGAACGCCTTTCGCCCTTTTCATGAAACCAACAAGCTCATCGGGGACGCCCTGACAGATCGGGGAATATACCCTTTGACCCATAATGGGCCCCACTACAGTGTTCCTCTCGACACGCTGTTTGACCAGGTCCGAGGAATGAAAAACACCTTGCTTGATTTGCGAAGGAGACCAGAAGTTGTCAAGCGTGCCTGCGACAAGATCTTTGAAATGGACATGGCAAACATGAAGGAAAAACCTTCCGATTACGCCGACAAAGACGATTTGTTCTGCGGAGTCACCGTATACCACAGTGCTTGTTTCTTAAACCCGAACCAGTTCGATGACATGTTCATGCACTATTTGAAAAAGGGTTTCATGAAATTTTTTGAAGCAGGGGTCCACATGTTTTTGAAAGGAGAAGGCAAATTTCTCCACACCTTGAACCGTTATCGGGATCTGCCAAAAGGCGCCATGGTCATCATGCTAGAAGAAGACGATCCCTTCGAATGCCACCAGGAGATCGGAGATTGGGCCACGCTGGCCACAGGCATCACCGCAGATTTACTCAAATACGGCTCCAAACAGCAATGCATCGACTATGTGAAAAAGTGCTTTGACACCTTTGCTCCCGGTGGAGGCTTCATCTTCATGCAGGATCGTCCTCTCATGGGAGCTAAAGATGCAAATTTGGACAACCTGATCGCCGTCTATGAATTTGCCAATGCATATGGAAAGAAATAA
- a CDS encoding BCCT family transporter yields MDEERRQQLESKKVLANKLRKAEIDARKKAIKNRQPFKGLQVRPTTSLFDKAGRQEPGENNWTGFGFDIHPQVTLISAILLVVFISLTLIYPEVAEKSFAGMMDAITKNAGWFFILAANIFIVAALYFAFGKFGNIKLGGNDAQPEFTKFGWYAMLLSAGMGIGLLFWSVGEPISHLLTPSPMFGNIASSSPEAVQAAMATTFFHWGVHPWAIYSVVGLGLAFFAFNRGLPLTIRSVFYPLIGNKIYGFWGNLIDVLSVLATLTGLATSLGLGVAQINAGLNYLFGINISIGIQVILIVGITGLATASVVMGLDGGVKRLSEINMVLAGVFMVFILIAGPTVYILSGFTQNIGYYLSNLMEMSLWTETFRDTNWQGAWTIFYWAWWISWSPFVGMFIARISKGRTVREFILGVLLVPSLLSFFWMSVFGGTATYLQTNGIGDIASVVSKDVSIALFAMLEYLPWTQLLSAIGIILVTVFFVTSSDSGSLVVDHLTSGGKLDSPVPQRVFWAVMEGLVAATLLMGGGLSALQTASVLTGLPFAIILLVLIFSLNVGLNQEYDVEEAVRKRLQEVEEAHFLNEAITAAVQDEALVGNENEY; encoded by the coding sequence ATGGACGAGGAAAGAAGACAGCAGTTGGAATCCAAAAAGGTTTTGGCCAACAAACTGAGAAAAGCGGAAATTGATGCTAGAAAGAAAGCCATCAAGAACAGGCAACCCTTTAAGGGGCTGCAGGTCCGGCCGACTACATCCCTCTTTGACAAGGCGGGCAGGCAGGAGCCCGGCGAAAACAACTGGACCGGTTTTGGCTTTGATATCCATCCCCAGGTGACCTTGATCTCGGCGATATTGCTGGTCGTGTTCATTTCATTGACTCTGATCTATCCGGAAGTGGCGGAAAAATCTTTTGCTGGCATGATGGATGCGATCACCAAAAACGCAGGCTGGTTTTTCATTTTGGCAGCCAACATTTTCATAGTGGCGGCTTTGTACTTTGCCTTTGGCAAGTTTGGAAACATCAAACTTGGGGGGAACGACGCCCAACCGGAATTCACCAAATTTGGATGGTATGCCATGCTGCTTAGTGCAGGCATGGGTATCGGCCTTCTCTTTTGGAGTGTGGGAGAACCCATCAGCCACTTGCTGACTCCTTCCCCCATGTTCGGAAACATCGCTTCTTCCTCACCGGAAGCAGTCCAAGCGGCCATGGCAACGACTTTTTTCCATTGGGGCGTCCATCCATGGGCCATCTATTCCGTGGTTGGCCTTGGCTTGGCATTTTTCGCCTTCAATCGAGGATTGCCCTTGACCATACGATCCGTGTTTTATCCCCTGATCGGAAACAAGATCTATGGATTTTGGGGCAATTTGATCGATGTGTTGTCGGTTCTGGCAACATTGACAGGCCTGGCAACATCCTTGGGATTGGGAGTAGCCCAGATCAATGCAGGTCTGAATTATCTTTTCGGAATCAACATCAGCATAGGGATCCAAGTGATACTGATCGTTGGGATCACCGGATTGGCGACGGCTTCGGTGGTCATGGGGTTGGATGGAGGCGTAAAGCGTCTCAGCGAAATCAACATGGTCTTAGCGGGCGTTTTCATGGTCTTCATACTGATCGCAGGACCCACCGTGTATATCTTAAGCGGATTTACCCAAAATATCGGGTATTACCTTTCCAACCTGATGGAAATGAGTCTTTGGACGGAAACCTTCCGAGATACCAACTGGCAGGGTGCCTGGACCATATTTTATTGGGCATGGTGGATCTCATGGTCTCCCTTTGTCGGAATGTTTATCGCCCGGATCTCCAAGGGCAGAACCGTTAGGGAATTCATTCTGGGCGTTTTATTGGTCCCATCCTTGCTGTCTTTTTTCTGGATGAGCGTTTTTGGCGGGACCGCCACCTATCTTCAGACCAATGGGATCGGGGACATAGCGTCTGTAGTATCCAAGGATGTATCCATCGCCCTCTTCGCCATGTTGGAATATTTGCCCTGGACCCAGCTACTTTCCGCCATCGGGATCATTTTGGTCACCGTATTCTTTGTGACCTCGTCGGATTCCGGGTCCCTGGTGGTCGATCACCTCACATCGGGAGGGAAGCTGGATTCTCCGGTGCCACAAAGGGTCTTTTGGGCGGTGATGGAAGGATTGGTGGCGGCCACTTTGCTTATGGGTGGAGGACTTTCCGCCTTGCAGACAGCATCGGTATTGACCGGATTGCCCTTTGCCATCATACTTTTGGTTTTGATTTTTTCGCTGAACGTAGGGTTGAACCAGGAGTACGATGTGGAAGAGGCTGTCCGAAAAAGACTGCAGGAAGTGGAGGAAGCCCATTTCTTGAATGAAGCCATTACGGCAGCTGTGCAGGACGAAGCCCTTGTGGGCAACGAAAACGAATATTAA
- a CDS encoding DUF2238 domain-containing protein yields the protein MKQKTSEQAVKTHLILLGIFFLVLIWSVIQPFDLLFWFMQALPAMLIVLGLVLTYRKFTFSTFVYVMVLIHTIILLIGAHHTYSRNPFFDFLMNEFQLERNYYDRVGHFAQGFVPAFMIKEFLFRRGHVKKGPVLNLIVIGLCLGISGFYELLELAASWVTGFPGEVIMGFQGDVWDTQWDMIMALTGAVLAILPLGPWHDKHMGKG from the coding sequence ATGAAGCAGAAAACCTCAGAACAAGCAGTCAAGACCCATCTGATCCTATTGGGTATATTTTTTCTTGTCTTGATCTGGTCGGTCATTCAACCCTTTGATTTGTTGTTCTGGTTCATGCAGGCGCTGCCGGCCATGTTGATCGTTTTGGGTCTGGTGTTGACCTATCGAAAATTCACCTTTTCCACCTTTGTCTATGTGATGGTTTTGATCCATACCATTATTTTGCTGATCGGTGCACATCACACCTATTCCCGCAATCCGTTTTTCGACTTCTTGATGAATGAATTCCAACTGGAAAGGAACTACTATGACCGGGTGGGCCATTTCGCCCAGGGCTTTGTTCCCGCCTTCATGATCAAGGAATTTTTATTTCGAAGAGGACATGTAAAAAAGGGGCCCGTGCTGAACCTCATCGTTATTGGCTTGTGCCTCGGGATCAGCGGCTTCTATGAACTGCTGGAATTGGCTGCCTCCTGGGTCACAGGATTTCCCGGAGAAGTCATTATGGGATTTCAAGGTGATGTATGGGATACCCAATGGGACATGATCATGGCCTTGACCGGCGCCGTCCTTGCCATACTCCCTTTGGGACCCTGGCACGACAAACACATGGGAAAAGGGTAA
- a CDS encoding type IV toxin-antitoxin system AbiEi family antitoxin domain-containing protein, translating into MKYMEKLEELVKKRHGTVLSTDLDQQGIPRTYLQQMVKMGKLEKVDHGTYVAVDAIEDEMYTIQTKYSKIIFSHETALFLHGLSDRTPFEYAVTVPSGYKAVSRLKESCKIYYIRRELHDLGCTTMVSAFGNPIRVYDVERTICDIVRSRNRMDVQIFLQAIKEYFSSESNARKIIKYGKQFGIEEKIRTYMEVLS; encoded by the coding sequence ATGAAATACATGGAAAAATTAGAGGAATTAGTTAAGAAAAGACATGGGACCGTATTGAGTACGGACTTGGATCAACAAGGCATACCGAGAACATATTTGCAACAGATGGTGAAAATGGGCAAACTGGAAAAAGTAGACCACGGAACATATGTTGCAGTTGATGCAATCGAAGATGAAATGTATACGATCCAAACAAAATATTCGAAAATAATCTTTTCTCATGAAACCGCGTTATTTTTACATGGTTTATCAGATCGAACTCCTTTTGAGTATGCCGTAACCGTTCCGAGCGGATATAAGGCAGTTTCACGTTTAAAAGAAAGTTGTAAAATTTATTACATTAGACGTGAGCTTCATGATCTTGGCTGTACTACAATGGTTAGCGCATTTGGAAATCCGATACGAGTCTATGATGTTGAGAGAACGATTTGCGATATTGTGAGAAGCAGAAACAGGATGGATGTTCAGATTTTTTTACAAGCAATAAAGGAATATTTTTCTTCGGAAAGCAACGCTCGAAAAATTATCAAGTATGGGAAGCAGTTTGGCATCGAAGAGAAAATTCGCACATATATGGAAGTTCTATCTTGA